The DNA region AGCGAACAGGATCACGTCGTACTTCGAATTCAGGTTATTATCCTTGGCGACGTCCTGCGTGCTGATGTAGTCGAAAGGAATTTTCAAGTTGTCGAATGCCAGCCGCCACCAGCCTTCGTCTTGCGTGCCTAACCACGTATGCATCATCGCGATGCGCGCGGCTTTTATCGGATGAGTTTTGACGGACGGCGCCGACTCGACGGCGAGAACCTGCAAACCAAGCTCTGAAGCCGCGCGCTCCAACTCGGGTCCGTTCGCGTTGCGAATGATGAACGAGCCGCGATTGAACTTCTGCCCCCCAGCCTCGAACGTCTCCTCGGCGGCTTCCATGGCAGCTTCCTTAAAGCGGTAGCGCAGCGTCATCAGCGCGTTGTCGGTGTTGTGATTCACAACGTAAACCGAGCCGCTCCCTTTCATCCCGCCCGGCGCTCGCACGTCACCGCTGACCCGCTGCATGGCCGCGTCCAGCACTTTCACATCCGTGACCCGCACAACCTGCACGTTGCCCATCTCACCAAACGTCCACGCGGTGTCGTCGTAGATACTCTTCTGCGGATCGTTCGGGCTCCAGTATTGATGGTCCAACAGCATATCGGCGATGCGGCTGTAAGGCTGGTCCATCCGCACGACGTAGCTGCCAGCCGGAAACTGGCGAGTCTCAGTTGTTGGCTCCGGTTTCTTCTGATCATCTGCCGGCTTCTGGTCCGCGGCCGGCGCGTTCCGATCTCCGCTTGGCGGAGCTTTCTTCTTCTTCTTCACTGTGACTGAAAACGGCGCGGTCGCGCGAGAGATTTCACAGCCCTGAAGCTGAAGCGTCCTCAGCAACTCGGCTTGCCCGCCCGGCCTCGGATCGTCACCAGGAAAAACGTAAGCCGCCGGCCCTTCCGACTTTGGCTTCAAGATCGAGCGCTTACTCTTCAGGTAGAAGTTATGCAGGAAGAGCTTGCTGTTGGCGTTGAAGTACGAAAGCGCCGTCAGCAATCCCGTCTGCTGGTAGTTGTTGTTGTTTCGCTGAGACCATTTCGTCTTCGGTAACGGCGGGTTCTGTTTGTACCAGGTACGCGAATACTCTTGAGGCGACAGGGTGCGCTCGACAGTATCGGCTCCGCCATTGCCGAATGTTTCGTAAAGGCGGCTGATTCCGTTGTGAGTCGCGCCGAAAAACATCAGATAGCCCGGCGACCAGGTGTCGAAGTTCCCGTGAGTGAACACGCCTGGCATCCCGAGCTTAGTCATCTCGGAAACGTTGTTCCATCCCATCAACTGCCACTCGTCGGTGAGGATCGGGTCGAGCCACGCGTTGTAGGGCTCGTCGCCCACGGTGTTGTCATACAGGTAGGGCACCGACTCGTGCAGATCGTGAAGCACCTGGGCCTTCCACGTCATGAAGGTCTTGCCCACATTCTGCGTTAGCTTGAGCGTCATGCCCATCGCGTCCCGGTTGTTGTCGTGAGCGACGTAGTGTCCCCAATAAACCAGCGGCGGCCAGTTCTGGTTCGGGTGCGCGAGGTGCCAGTTGTAAACATCGACCTGCCGATCGCGGCCATCCACTTCGACTACAGGAGTGATGAGGGTGATGACGCCGTCGCGGATCGCTTTGACGTAAGGGCTCTCATCGACTGCCAGCCGATACGCCAGCTCCATCAACGCCGTCGGGGCGCCGGTCTCGGGCGAGTGAATCGTACCGGTGATGTAATAGATCGGCGTTGAAGCCGCGACCAGCCTTTCCCCTTCGGCGTCGTCCATGTTGATCGTGCGAGGATCGGCGAGCTTGGCGAGGCGCGCGCGGTTCTCTTCGAGCTTCGACATGTTGGCTTCCGAGGTGACGGCGACTGCAATCATCTCTCGGCCTTCTTCGGTGGTGCCGATCGAGAAAACCTTCACACGCGGGCTGGCCTTCTCGAGCATGCGCATGTACTGATAGACCTCGTGGGAATAAGGCAGCTTGCCGGGCGCGCCGGCTACGTCGCCGAGCACCGCTTTAGGAGTGGGCACGGTCTTTGACGCCGGGAGGTAATCGACGAGCGGGGAGCTGAAGAACGTCTCGGTGGTGTATTCTCTAATCTTCTTCGTGTATTCCTCGTCGATGGGTTGATTCGGATCGCGCCCGGGTTTAGCCGAAGTAGCAGTCGCAGCTCCCGCCTTTTGTTGCGGGCTGCTAGCGGTCACGGTCGCGCTCAGAATCATGGCAACTAAGATTGTCAGCACAATAAAGCTGGTCGTAATAAGCCGTTTCATGTTTGGGTCCTCTCGGCGATGATGTGGTGCAGTGGGCTTCCACTGTAGGGGCGCATCGTAGCAAAGCGAGCTTGCTAACGGCAAGGTGCACCGGGGTTTGCACTTTGGACCGCGCCGCCCTCAATCAAGAGCTCGGACGGACGTGTCATCTGCGGCGCTTTGGCTCTGTGCATACCCTTGAGTTCGACAACGCTCTAATTGCTACCTTTCCCGTCAAGACCTTTCCCATCGAGAGCGGCCGATTTTTCCTTTGAAGCCAAAGTTGATCGGCATATAATCCCGCTGCTTCTGATCACCCATTGAAAGGCGCCTGGCACCAAATGACAGACGGCCCGCACCCGCTCGCCTCTGATAAGTCTCCAGATCCACCAACACCGGTAAAGGCTCGCGTTTCGCTGTTCGCGTGGACGGGTGAAGTCACTCGCTATCAGTGGATGGTGTTGCTGGTCGCCTGGCTCGGCTGGGTTTTTGACAGCATGGACGGAACGCTGTTCTCTCTGGTTCAAAAGCCGTCGATGACCGAGCTGATGGGTCCGGGGACAACCGACGCGGCGATCGGTTTCTATAGCAGCGTCGTCTTTTCGGTGATGCTGCTGGGCTGGGCGATGGGAGGAATCAGCTTCGGAATAATCGCCGACTACATTGGACGCACCAAAGCGCTCGCGATAACAATACTGATTTACTCGCTGTTCACCGGGTTGTCGGCAGCCGCGCAAAGTTGGGAGCAGTTGGCGGCCTGCCGCTTCATCACCGGCCTCGGCCTTGGCGGCGAATGGGCTGCTGGAGCCGCTTTGGTGGCCGAGGTGTGGCCCGATCGCCTTCGCGCAAAAGCCGGCGCGATGCTGCAATCGGCCGCTGCGTTTGGTTATTTCTTCGCGGCATTGATCACTCGCGCGGTCGACGCCGGGTCGTGGCGATACGTTTACCTTGTTGGAGCCGTTCCGGCGATCTTCGTGTTGTTCATTCGGTTGATGGTCAAAGAACCTGAGCGTTGGGTCGAGGTCCGAGATCAACGCAGGCTCGCCAAAGTTGAAGGACGGCACAAGGCGACAGAGCTTGACGCATTCACGCTGAAGCAACTGTTCAGCCCTAAGCTTCGCCGCGACACTCTCGTCGCTTCAGCGCTCGCGTTCACCGTGCTGCTGGCGTTGTGGGGCGCGACGATGTGGATACCGTCAGTTATCCGAGAGACCGGCGCTCGAGAGGGGCTCAGCACCGCCGATCAGAACAGGTACGCCACCTACGCGGTGATGCTGCTCAACGGCGGCTCGCTGTTCGGCTATCTCGGATTCGGGCCGCTGGCTGATCGCTTCGGCAGGCGCGCGGCATTCTTGTTTTTCTTCATCGGGGGCGTGATTCTGTTTCCAGTGACGTTCTTGATGACGACCGGCATCACACAGATTTTCGTCTTGCTCCCGCTGGTAGGCGTCTTTACGCTGGGCATCACCAGCGGCTTCCCGATTTATCTTCCGGAGCTGTTTCCAACTCGCGTACGAACGACCGGGGTAGGATTCTGCTACAATCTCGGCCGAATCGTGACGGCGGGCGGCGTGCTCATCACCGGCGCGCTGGTTGGGTTTTTCGGGTCTTACGCAAAAGCGGCGAGCGCGGTGAGTCTGATCTACATACTTGGCATCTTCATTCTTATCTTTGCGCGCGAAACGCGCGGCGAGCGACTGGCTTAGAAGCAGGACGACCTGGGAGCGCAGGCATCCCTGCCTGCGTCCCCGCTTGCTGAGAAAACCCCTGGAAAAAGAGCACGCAGGGATGCCTGCGCTCCCAGGAAGTAACGATGGAGGTTGAAGCTATGAATCGCACCCGATTGACTATCACCCTCGCAGCTTGTGTTCTGGCGGCTTCCGTCTGCGCGTCCTCTCACGCACAAACGATCACCGCCACGCTTGAAGGACGTGCAATCGACAGTTCCGGCGCGGCCGTGACGGGAGCGAATGTTACCGCGGCCAGTTCAAGCACCGGGCTATCGAGATCGGCCCTCACATCCGACAGCGGCGAATACCGCATATCGCTGCTTCCAGTCGGCGAGTACACGGTCACTGTTGAGCGCCAGGGATTCCGTCGTGACTCGAGGAAAGTCACCCTGGTGATCGGTCAGACCGCGACTTTGGATTTTGCTTTGCAAGCCGGCGGTGTCGCCGAGCAAGTGAACGTCGAAGCCGCCGATACCATCGCCGAGCCCACGCGCACCGAGGTCAGTTCCGTGATCAGCCAGCGACAGATCGTAAGCTTGCCGGTAAACGGGCGACAGTTCATCGACTTCGTGTTGCTCGCGCCAGGTGTGACCATCGGCGATACCACCTCGGGTAGCACCGACGTCATCGTTGAACCGGTCACAAAGATTTCCTTCGCCGGCCAAAACATTCATTACAATTTCGTCGCGATCGACGGAGCCGACAACATATCGACCGCATCGGGGATTCAGAAGACGACGCCGTCACAGGACGCGGTGCAGGAGTTCCGTGTCGTAAACACGGTCTACAGCGCCGAGTTCGGCCGCGCGGTCGGCGGCATCATCAACATCATCACCAAGGGCGGGACAAATGAAATACACGGCTCGATGTACGAGTACTTCCGCAACGACGCGCTTGACGCAAAAAGCATCCTCGCTTCACCAGGGTTGAACAAGCTTCATCAGAATCAGTACGGCGGTGCGATGGGCGGGCCGTTGAAGAAGGACCGGACGTTCCTTTTCCTCAACTTCGAGGCGCAGCGCCGGAGTGAATCGCCGTTTTACAACTCCACCGTGCTTGCGAACATCGGCGCCATCAATCAGGCCAAAGTCACCCGCTACGCATTGCCGGCGGAAAACCTCGACGTGCTGCGTGACTCGAATTCGGATAATTTTCTGTTCAAGCTCGATCACAACCTGAGCAAACGGCACACGTTGACCGGCCGCTATTTCTTCAACGACGCGCGCTACACTAACGTCTCTCCGTTGAACGACGGCTTCGATTTGCCGTCCGGGTTCAAGAACAATTTCCTGCGCGATCAATCAGTCGTGGGGAACTTGATGTCGACGTTTACACCCAACCTGTTCAACGAGCTTCGCACCCAGTTCGCGCATCGCTCGTTTGATTTTCCGACCGTGAGCACCCAGCCTCATCTCGAGGTCGCTAACACGTTTGCCATCGGAGTCAATCGCGGGAATCCCGACTTTTACAAAGAGAGCCGGTTCGAGATTGTCGACAACGTGACTCTGACACGCGGACGCCACACGATCGGATTTGGCGGCAACTACAACTTCGTGCGGACAACCGAATCGTTTCCTCTGTTCTACCCGTTTGAAGCCACCTTCGCATCCTTGCCCGACCTGCTCAACGGCGATCCGTTCGTAATTTTCTTCCAGCGATTCCGCGCGCCGAATTTCGATGAGCCGACGCTGGACACGTCGGCGTATCTCAACAACCGGATTCCCGCAGCGGTGCGCAATCAAGCGAAGGGAGTGTTGGATCACACCTACGATGGGTTCTTTATTCAAGACAAGATTCACATCGGCAGCCGCCTGACTGCGAACCTCGGACTGCGCTATGAGTTCGAAACCTGGCCGAAGGAGGCGCTCGACAAGGATCTGAACAACGTCGACCCGCGCGCGGGATTCGCCTTCAACGCGGCCACGAAATGGAACCTGGTGATTCGAGGCGGCGCCGGCATTTTTCACGGCACGATTCCCTCTCCGCTGCTGGCGTGCCAGATTCCTTCTTGCGGGGGCCCCAAGAAATATCCGGGGCGCGAGAACAAGGAAGACGATCTGAATTCGACGACCGGGCTGTTTGCCTTCGGCGCTGATCCGGCCACTATGCATACGGCGCTCGCCGCCTTGATTGGTCCCGGCGTTAAGACCGGTGTGTATCCCCGGTTCGCGCCCGGCCCGGGAGGCGACGCGCAGAAGGCGACCATCGTTCGATTCGCAAGAGATCATCAAGCGCCGTATGGAATTCAGATGAGTCTTGGTTTCGAGATTCAGCCGGCGCAGGGCACGGCGTTCAGCGCTACATATCTACGCGTTCGAGGCGTTCACCTCGGCAGCTTCTTCAACGTCAATCAGCCCGACCCGAGCGGAACCACGGAAGCCGGCACGCCGGATTATGCCGCGCTGCGGCCTGTTTCGTTTTGCCGTCCATGCCTGCTGAATCGACGAGTCGCGGTTCCCGGGTTCCGCAATCCGGAATTTGGCGTTTTCTTTGAAGCGGACTCGCGGTGGAACTCAACCTACGATGGACTGCTGATCAGCATGAGTCAGCGCGTCAAGAAGGCAGTGAACTTTGGGATCAGCTACACCTTTTCCAAGGCCATCGACGACGGGCCGAATCCGAGTTTTGTGTTGATCCCGGTCAACTCGGCGCGCATCGATCTAGAGCGGGCATTGTCTTCCGATGATGCCCGGCATCGCTTCATCGCGAATGCCACGCTGAGTACACCGGGCGACGCAAATGCGCTGGTGCGTGATTTCCAGTTGAGCTTCATCGTGACGCTCCAGTCCCCGCATCGCTTCACCAAGTTCGCCGGGTTCGATGCCAACGGGGACGTGTTCGGGGTGAATGACCGGGTCGGTCTCGACGGCAGAAACACATTCGAGGGTGACCACCTGCAGACCGTGGACGTGCGGCTATCGCGTTCATTCACGATTCGCGAGAAGAAGAAACTGGAGCTGCTCGCTGAAGCATTTAACCTGCTCAACACGCTGAACGTCAGGTTCTTCAACACGGTCTACGGCGACTCGATCTTTCATCCGGCGAACAGCACGATCAACGACCCGCTGCTCGGACCGATTCCGACCTTCGGCGAGGGAGCGCTCAACCCGGCGTACGGAAACCCGCGAGCGATCTTCAACCCGCGGCAGATTCAGTTCGCGGCGAGGTTTACTTTCTGAGCGGGAGGAGTTGAACCACAAAGGCACACATGAGCTTTGGCCTGTACTATGCTTTTTTCGTCGAGCACCAGGCTCTCGGGAAAATCGGCAGCTCGCTTGCCACAGGTTTCGCGCACGGTGCGAGCGGCGACTTGATCGCTGCGCACGCGTCGCTTCAAACTTACGCGGACACACAATTCGACTATGTTCGCTCGGTCGATGTACATTCGCATTGGATAGGCCTGGCGATGCTGTTAATCGTCTTCGGTGTCGCCTTCGACCGCGTAGGCTTTACGGAAGGCCGTCGAGTGCTGTTAGCGTGGTTGCTGGTCGCCGGATCGGTGACCTTTCCGCTTGGCGTCATATTGCAGACGCTGGATCGAGGTATCATACCGCAGGCAGTCGCTGCAATTGGGGCAGGCCTGGTCATCATCGCGCTTGGAGCCGTAGCGCTGGGCTTTGCGCGTTCAGAGAGGGACTGATGAAAAAGAGAATTGTCTTAATTGTCGTCGCGGTGCTTGCAGTTGCTTGCTTACCCGTTGCGGCGCTCGCCCAACAGGACACAAAGAAAGCGACCACGTCCCTGATCAGCTCTCTCAGGGCAGTCCGTGTGATCGAGCTCAATTTTGTCTGGGATCGCAACTCGCCGCTGCTGGGTCTGAATCCGCCGTTCACAATCGGACTACAGACAAGCCATAAGCAAACGAGCGGCATGATTCCCGGGGGAATCGCGTTCGCCGCCGACATGATGTTTTTTAGCGGGCAACACGGTTCGCCTAACATCGACGCGCTCGGTCACATCTCGAACAACATGAAATTGTTCGGCGGCGCGGATGCCGCCGCCAGTGAAGGCGCAACAGGACTGCTCACCCTGGGGATCGAAGCCTATCCGAAGGAGCGCTTCATCAATCGCGCCGTGCTGCTCGACGTCGCCCGCTTCAAGAACATGGACGCGCTCGCGGCGGCGTATGAAATCACCGCCGAAGACCTCGAGGCTACCGCGAAAGCCGAAGGCGTCGAAATTCAACCGGGAGATTCGGTATTGATAAGGACCGGGTACGGCAGGTTCTTCGAGGCGGACCGCGCGAAATACTCGGGGTTGAGACCGGGGCCTGGTGAAAGCGCGGCTCGCTGGCTCGCGGGCAAGAAGATTTTTTTGACCGGCGACGATCAGATGAGCTACGAGGTGGTTCCTCAGAAGGGCACGATCTTCCCCTGCCACCGTATTCTGATCGCTGACAACGGAATCTATCTGGTCGAGAACTTAAACCTCGAAGAGCTCTCAAATGTGCTGGCCGAACGAAAGGTCTACGAATTCGCTCTTATTCTAAATCCGCCTCGATTGCGAGGAGCGACAGGCGCGGCGGCCAATGCATTCGCTATAATACCTCAGTGAAGAAAAGGAAAAAGGAAAAAGGTAAAAGGCAAAAGGCAGAATCCGGCGCTTCACTTTTTCATCTTACCTTTTGCCTTTTACCTTCCCTGGCATCGCTCTCACCCGGAAGGATCGGATCAAGGGAATAATGAAAATAACCATCATCGGTGGCGGGCCATCGGGCCTTTATTTTGCAATCCTGATGAAGAAGCTGGACCGGGCGCACGAGATCACCATCCTCGAACGCGACGGCCCAAATGATACTTTCGGCTGGGGCATAGTCTTTTCGGATCAGACGTTCTCTTACCTCAAGGACAATGACAAGAAGTCCTTTGCAGCGATCACCAAGGCCTGTCAGCGATGGGACAACGTAGACGTCGTTCACAAAAACCAGAAAGTCACCATTCGCGGAAACAACTTCTCAGGAATCGAGCGCCTCGCCTTTCTAAACATCTTGCACAAGCGATGCCTCGACCTCGGCGTCGATCTTCGATTCAACACTGACGCGACGGACCTCAACGAGCTCGCGCCTTTCGATCTGCTGGTCGGGGCGGATGGAGCAAACAGCTTCGTCAGGGGAGCTTTCAGCGCGTTTCAACCGTCGGTTGATCTGAGAAAGAACCGGTACATCTGGCTTGGCACTCATCAGTTGTTTCATGGCCTGACGCTGACCTTTCGCCAGCACGAAGCCGGGCTGTTCATCGCGCATGCATACAAGTTCAACGACACGACCAGCACGTTCATCGTCGAGTGCGGCGAAGCTACATGGCGGAACGCTCGGTTCGACTGGCAGTCAGACCCGGAAACTTGTGAATACCTTGCCGAGGTATTCAAGCCCGATCTGGGCGGGCACCCCCTGCTGTCCAACAACTTTGTCCGTTGGCTCAACTTTCCATTAGTGAAGAACAAACAATGGCACCATAAGAACATCGTGCTGCTCGGGGACGCGCTTCACACGGTGCATTTCTCGATCGGGTCGGGCACAAAGCTGGCGGTCGAGGATTCGATTGCGCTGGCGAAATGCTTCAAAGCGGGGAAGGATGTCGAACGAACCCTCGCCGAGTTTCAAAGAGTCAGGAAGCCGATCGTCGACGAGTATCAAGACGCCGCTTATTCGAGCCTGCTCTCCTTTGAAACTGCCGAGAAAGAAATGCACCTCGATCCGATTCCTCTCGCTTACAAGCTGATGACTCGAAGCAAGAAGATCGACTACGAAAAGTTGAAGCAACGTGACCCCGAGTTCATCGCGGCCTACGACAACTGGAGAGCAGAAGGCCGAGGTCAGAAGTCAGAAGTCAGAAATCAGAGGTCAGAAGTCAGAGGTCAGAAGTCAGAAGTCAGAAGCCAGAAGGCAGAAGGCAGAAGGCAGAAGGCAGAAGCCGGAAGGCAGAAGGCAGAAGGCAGAAGGCAGAAGGCAGAGATCAAAGGTCAGAAGTCAGAGGTCAAAGGTCAGAGGTCAGAAGTCAGAGGTCAGAAGTCAGTAGCTAGAAATCGCAAGCAATGATGGCGAGTAATTGCTGTCAGACGACCGCCTAAAAGCTAGTGCTGAAAACTTGACTTCTGCTTTCTGCCTTCTGCCTTCTGCCTTCTGCCTTCCGCCTTCTGCCTTCCGACTTCTGACCTCTGACTTCTGACCTCTAGCAGCCATGTGGCACCCTAAGAATCCAGTAAAGCACCCGATTCTTCCCGCTCGCTGGCCCTCTGAGGACCAAGCGGCTCGGTCTCGGCTCTTCTCTCCGATCGCGGTGGGATCGGTCGCGCTCGAAAGCCGCACATGGGTCCCGGCAATGGTCCCCTGGCGAGCCACTGAAGACGGATTCGTCACTCCAAACATCATCGAGTGGTACGGAAGGTTCGCAGCCGGGCGTCCCGGCGCGATCGTCGTTGAAGCTACGGGAATTCGCGACATCGCCAGCGGTCCCCTTCTTCGAATCGGGCACGACCGTTTCATTCCGGGCTTGCGCGAATTGGTTCAAACTGTCAGGCGCGAAAGCGGCGGGCACACGCGGCTGTTCATTCAGATAATCGACTTCCTGGCAGTCAAGCGCCGTCCGGCTAGAGACACGTACTTCGCCCGCTTCTTTAAAATGAACCAACATCATCGGGTAGCGCTCGCTGAAGCGACCCGCGATATGCACTGGCTCGAAGCCAGCGAAGGGGACATTCGCGCTTATCTGAATACCGCGACTGATGAGTTGCTGGAGCAGGTGCTTGACGAGCGTGAGCTTGAATCGCTGCGTTACGGCTATCGCGAGCGAGTCACCGATGTGGACTTGCCTCACATCCGCGACTTGCCCCGGGCGCTGCCCCAGATCTTCGCAGCGGCTGCCGGCCGCGCGCGCGCGGCCGGCTTCGATGGAGTCGAGCTCCATTACGCGCACGCGTACACGATGGCGTCCTTCTTGAGCGCGAAGAACGATCGCCTCGACGGTTACGGCGGTCTTCGAGAGAATCGGGTTCGGCTCCCGCTTGAGGTCTATCGCGCCGTGCGTGAGCGAGTCGGAGGCGACTATACGGTGGGTGTTAGATTCCTCGGCGACGAAGCAATCGAAAATGGCAGTCACCTTGAAGATGCTGTGTACTTCGGCGTCGAATTCGCGCGTGCGGGCTTCGATTACCTCTCGGTGTCAAAGGGCGGGAAGTTTGACGATGCAAAGCAGCCGAAGATCGGACAGGCGGTTTACCCGTACACCGGGCGCAGCGGCTATGAGTGCATGCCGACGGTGCTCTCAGACGAGCAGGGTCCATTCGGGCGCAATGTGCCGCTCGCGGCGGCGATCAAGCGAGCAGTGAATGAAGCGGGCTTGACGACCCCGGTCGTGACCTCGGGCGGAATTGCGACTTTCGAGCAAGCTGAAGCTATTCTTGGCGACGGTGAAGCTGATATCATAGCCGCCGCGCGGCAATCGCTCGCGGACCCGGATTGGTTCTTGAAGATTCGCCTGGGGCGGGGAGACGAGATTCGGCGTTGCGTGTTCACCAACTACTGTGAAGGGCTGGATCAGATGCACAAGCAGGTGACGTGCAAGCTGTGGGATCGAGTGAATCGGGATGAGCCGGAAATCTCGATGAGCGATGATGGCCGCCGTCGATTGATTCCGCCGCGATGATTCGCCTTTGCGTGCTTTGCGACTTGGCTTCTTTGCGTTGAACTTTCAAACGCAAAGCCGCGAGAACGCAAAGCTGATTACGAATTAAGACAAGGACTGACGCAGGATGATGTATTGGCGCGAAATATCGGTCAACTGGGGCGAGTCGGACCCGTTTGGTCTGGTCTATTATCCGCGAATGCTCGCGTGGTTCAACGACACCGAGCACGAGCTGTTTAGAACGCTCGGCTACCCGATCGACAAAATGATCCAGAACGATCGCACGACGTTCGTGATGGGTGAGATTCATTTTCGGTTCATCGGACCGGCGGCTTACGGAGATCGTGTGACGCTCAAGCTCGTGCTCAAGGAGATGAGAGAGCGGACCCTGCATTGGGAGTGCAGCGCCAAGCTCACTTTGACCGGCGCGCCCGTAACCGAAGGCACGGCGACCCGCGTATACGCGCGCATCAACGAAGACGGCACGCTCAAGTCCACGCCCATACCGGAGGAAATGCGTCGCGCGCTAACCTCGGCTGGCGTGGTCACTTCCTTCACCCCGAAGGGCGGGAGCAAGTGAGCGCGGGAGAATCGCCGCTGATCTGTGTCGATCTGCGAACCGAAGGCCGCGACAATCAGCGGTGAATTACTTATGGCAAACTGGGACAAAGAAGAACTCGAGCTCAAGAAGAGTCACGGGTGGAGACACAAGCCCGGCAAGCGAATCTTCGTAGCGGATCGCGGCGCCCTGCGCCTGGAATTCCCGGAAGACTGGGTGGTCATTCCGGACGATGACTCGATCAAGTTTTACGACAAACAACCTCCGGATGACGATTGCTGTATGGCCGTCTCGTACATGCGGCTGCCGCCTGTTGACTTGAGCGGTTTGCCCGTTTCGGAAATGCTCAAGGTGGCGATGGAGGGCGATACGCGGCCAATCTATTCGAGAAGTGAGACCCATCAAGTGAAGCACGAGGATCTGGAACTCGTGTGGGTAGAGCTTTCCTTCATCGATCCGGCACAGCAGCGGGATTGCCGATCGCGCATGTGCCTCGGCCGTGGGTCTGGGATTCAGCCGCTGATCACAATGGAATTCTGGGAAGATGATCGAGCACGTTGCGCGCCGGTCTGGGACGACGTTTTGGCAAGCCTTCAACTCGGCGTGTGCATCGAAGACCCCACACGAGGACCGGTTGTGCAGTGAGATGTACCGCAGGTTGTCTAACCTGCGATTAGAGCGGCAATGGATGTACCGTAGGTTGTCTAACCTGCGGCAGGAAGCCAAAACTACACCGCAGGTTAGACAACCTACGGTACATCGGAGCTGAATGGCACAGACATGGCCACAAATCGCGCTGCCTGACTACCCCAATGAAATTCACGCGGACCCTGGAGACCTTCCATTCAACCAGGAACAATTGCTGAAGATGTATTCCGCCATGCGGCTCGCGCGAACGTTTGAAGAAAAACTCGCCGCGCTCTATCGACAGGGGAAGATTTTCGGCGCCGTTTATCTGGGCATGGGTCAGGAAGCGACTTCTGTTGGAAGCGCCAGCTTGCTTCAAGACGGCGATTTGTTTTCAACCGTCGCGCGCAACCTCTCAGCCTGGTTCTATCGAGGAGTCAAACCCGAGCACGTTATGGCTCGCTGGTTTGGGAAGGACCAGCCGCCTTCAAACGGCCGCGAGCTTGGATTGTTCCTGGCTGACTTGAAAGAGTACCGGATCTTTCCTTATCACAACGGCTCGATGGCCTCGTGGATACCGGCAGGCGCGGGCTACGCGCTCGCGTTCAAGATGCGACGGCAACCAAACGTCTGCCTTTGTTTCACCGGCGACGGTGCGACCAGCCCGGGAGACTTTTATGAGGGCGTGAACTTCGCTTCGATTCACAAGCTGCCACTGGTGATAATCTGCGAGGTGAATCAGTTCGCTTACTCGACGGTTTGTGAAAAGCAGATGCCGGTGAAAAACGTTGCGGATCGCGCGTCCGCTTTCAACATCTACGCCGAGACTGCTTTTGGCAATGACCTGTTCACAGTGATCGCCGCAGCGCGACGCGGTATCGAGCACGCGAGAAGCGGCAACGGCCCTGCGCTGATCGAGTTTAAAACGTTTCGAAGGCGTGGCCAC from Acidobacteriota bacterium includes:
- a CDS encoding thiamine pyrophosphate-dependent dehydrogenase E1 component subunit alpha; its protein translation is MAQTWPQIALPDYPNEIHADPGDLPFNQEQLLKMYSAMRLARTFEEKLAALYRQGKIFGAVYLGMGQEATSVGSASLLQDGDLFSTVARNLSAWFYRGVKPEHVMARWFGKDQPPSNGRELGLFLADLKEYRIFPYHNGSMASWIPAGAGYALAFKMRRQPNVCLCFTGDGATSPGDFYEGVNFASIHKLPLVIICEVNQFAYSTVCEKQMPVKNVADRASAFNIYAETAFGNDLFTVIAAARRGIEHARSGNGPALIEFKTFRRRGHGEHDDMAYVSKELREFWEERDPVAMYRRWLTGRAEVDETTIKRLEDESARTVDAAVEYAEALPFPKPETVTDRLFAPSPHDPKPEDRKRIFEPIETPAIPALTAAQEKSGGEHF
- a CDS encoding thioesterase family protein, which translates into the protein MMYWREISVNWGESDPFGLVYYPRMLAWFNDTEHELFRTLGYPIDKMIQNDRTTFVMGEIHFRFIGPAAYGDRVTLKLVLKEMRERTLHWECSAKLTLTGAPVTEGTATRVYARINEDGTLKSTPIPEEMRRALTSAGVVTSFTPKGGSK